Proteins encoded within one genomic window of Oryza glaberrima chromosome 12, OglaRS2, whole genome shotgun sequence:
- the LOC127756225 gene encoding serine/threonine-protein kinase SAPK9, with translation MERAAAGPLGMEMPIMHDGDRYELVKEIGSGNFGVARLMRNRASGDLVAVKYIDRGEKIDENVQREIINHRSLRHPNIIRFKEVILTPTHLAIVMEYASGGELFERICSAGRFSEDEARFFFQQLISGVSYCHSMQVCHRDLKLENTLLDGSTAPRLKICDFGYSKSSVLHSQPKSTVGTPAYIAPEVLLKKEYDGKIADVWSCGVTLYVMLVGAYPFEDPEDPKNFRKTIQKILGVQYSIPDYVHISPECRDLITRIFVGNPASRITMPEIKNHPWFMKNIPADLMDDGMVSNQYEEPDQPMQHMNEIMQILAEATIPAAGTRGINQFLTDSLDLDDDMEDMDSDLDLDIESSGEIVYAM, from the exons atggagagggcggcggcggggccgctgGGGATGGAGATGCCGATAATGCACGACGGTGACAGGTACGAGCTGGTGAAGGAGATCGGGTCGGGGAACTTCGGCGTCGCCCGCCTCATGCGCAACCGCGCCTCcggcgacctcgtcgccgtcaagTACATCGACCGCGGCGAGAAG ATTGACGAGAACGTGCAGAGGGAGATCATCAACCACAGGTCGCTGCGCCACCCCAACATCATCCGATTCAAGGAG GTTATTCTGACGCCGACGCATCTCGCGATCGTCATGGAGTACGCctccggcggcgagctcttcgAGCGCATCTGCAGCGCCGGCCGCTTCAGCGAGGACGAG GCTCGTTTCTTCTTCCAGCAGCTGATATCTGGAGTTAGCTACTGCCATTCCATG CAAGTATGCCATCGTGACTTAAAGCTGGAGAACACTCTGCTAGATGGAAGTACTGCTCCTCGCTTGAAGATATGTGACTTTGGTTACTCGAAG TCATCGGTTCTTCATTCACAACCAAAATCAACAGTTGGAACTCCAGCTTATATTGCTCCAGAAGTTTTGCTCAAGAAAGAATACGATGGAAAG ATTGCCGATGTTTGGTCATGCGGTGTGACGCTCTACGTGATGTTGGTTGGCGCATACCCTTTCGAGGATCCTGAAGATCCCAAGAACTTCAGAAAGACAATTCAG AAAATATTGGGTGTTCAGTACTCAATTCCAGACTATGTCCACATATCTCCGGAGTGCCGCGATCTCATTACGAGGATTTTTGTTGGCAACCCAGCTAGT AGGATCACCATGCCTGAGATAAAGAACCACCCATGGTTCATGAAGAACATCCCGGCTGACCTCATGGATGATGGCATGGTGAGCAATCAGTACGAGGAGCCTGACCAGCCGATGCAGCATATGAACGAGATCATGCAGATACTGGCAGAAGCAACAATTCCAGCAGCAGGCACCCGTGGAATCAACCAGTTCTTGACTGACAGCCTTGACCTCGACGACGACATGGAGGATATGGACTCGGACCTTGACCTTGATATTGAGAGCAGCGGAGAGATCGTATATGCCATGTAA
- the LOC127756224 gene encoding putative disease resistance protein At5g47280, translated as MERLFEELAGEAVKELLRAVRGTFFCRSTAERLRRNVEPLLPLVQPQAAQGGGGWGHGRSAGELAELAAQLREALELARRAASAPRWNVYRTAQLARRMEAADTAIARWLSRHAPAHVLDGVRRLRDEADARIGRLERRVEEVAAAQQQQQAAATALPPPAISLPFALPPPPPPPKAMAMMAMDTPPTKGMAVGMEVELPFPDDEEDESMVGGGVRVGKEKVKEMVMSGGGGGWEAVGICGMGGSGKTTLAMEIFKDHKIRGYFSDRVFFETISQSANLDTIKMKLWEQISGNLVLGAYNQIPEWQLKLGPRDKGPVLVILDDVWSLSQLEELIFKFPGCKTLVVSRFKFPSLVTRTYEMELLNEEAALSVFCHAAFDQESVPRTADKKLVWQVAAECRGLPLALKVIGASLRDQPPKIWLSAKNRLSRGETISDSHETKLLERMAASIECLSGKVRECFLDLGCFPEDKKIPLDVLINIWMEIHDLDEPDAFAILVELSNKNLLTLVNDAQNKAGDLYSSYHDFSVTQHDVLRDLALHMSGHDALNNRRRLVMPRREESLPKDWQRNKDTPFEAQIVSIHTGEMKESDWFQMSFPKAEVLILNFASSVYYLPPFIATMQNLKALVLINYGTISATLDNLSAFTTLSDLRSLWLEKITLPPLPKTTIPLKNLCKISLVLCELTNSLRGSKVDLSMTFPRLSNLTIDHCIDLKELPSSICEISSLESISISNCHDLTELPYELGKLHCLSILRVYACPALWRLPPSVCSLKRLKYLDISQCVNLTDLPEELGHLTSLEKIDMRECSRLRSLPRSSSSLKSLGHVVCDEETALLWREAEQVIPDLRVQVAEECYNLDWLVD; from the exons ATGGAGAGGCTGTTCGAGGAGCTGGCGGGGGAGGCGGTGAAGGAGCTGCTGCGGGCGGTGAGGGGGACGTTCTTCTGCAGGTCGACGGCGGAGCGGCTGCGCCGGAACGTggagccgctgctgccgctggtGCAGCCGCAGGCGGCGCAGGGGGGAGGAGGGTGGGGGCACGGGCGGAGCGCCGGCGAGCTGGCGGAGCTGGCGGCGCAGCTGAGGGAGGCGCTGGAGCTGGCGCGgcgcgccgcgtcggcgccgcggTGGAACGTGTACCGCACCGCCCAGCTGGCCCGCCGGATGGAGGCCGCCGACACCGCCATCGCGCGCTGGCTCTCCCGCCACGCCCCCGCCCACGTGCTCGACggcgtccgccgcctccgcgacgaGGCCGACGCCCGCATCGGCCGCCTCGAGCGCCGCGtcgaggaggtcgccgccgcgcagcagcagcagcaggccgcggccaccgccctTCCACCCCCCgccatctccctccccttcgctctccccccaccacctccgccgcccaaGGCCATGGCGATGATGGCCATGGATACGCCACCGACCAAGGGCATGGCGGTGGGGATGGAGGTGGAGCTCCCGTTCccggacgacgaggaggacgagagcatggtcggcggcggcgtgagggtGGGCAAAGAGAAGGTGAAGGAGATGgtgatgagcggcggcggcggcgggtgggaggCCGTCGGAATCTGCGGCatgggcggcagcggcaagACCACGCTCGCCATGGAAATCTTCAAGGATCACAAAATCCGAG GCTACTTCAGCGATAGAGTCTTCTTTGAGACGATCTCGCAGTCCGCAAATCTGGACACTATCAAGATGAAGCTATGGGAGCAGATCAGTGGAAACCTTGTGCTCGGTGCGTACAACCAGATCCCAGAATGGCAACTCAAGTTGGGGCCAAGGGACAAAGGACCTGTTCTTGTTATCCTTGATGATGTCTGGTCTCTCTCACAGCTAGAGGAGCTCATCTTCAAGTTCCCTGGGTGCAAGACACTTGTAGTATCAAGGTTCAAGTTCCCCTCGTTGGTCACCCGGACTTACGAAATGGAGTTGCTCAATGAGGAGGCGGCTCTTTCTGTCTTCTGTCATGCTGCCTTTGATCAGGAGTCCGTTCCTCGGACTGCTGACAAGAAACTGGTTTGGCAGGTTGCTGCAGAGTGCAGAGGACTTCCTCTAGCACTGAAGGTTATCGGTGCGTCGTTGCGGGATCAGCCTCCTAAGATATGGTTGAGTGCGAAGAACCGGTTGTCGCGAGGAGAGACTATATCTGACTCTCATGAGACCAAACTCCTGGAGAGGATGGCCGCAAGCATCGAGTGCTTGTCAGGGAAGGTTAGAGAATGTTTCCTTGATCTGGGTTGCTTTCCGGAGGATAAGAAGATCCCACTGGATGTGTTGATCAAtatatggatggagattcatgATCTTGATGAGCCGGATGCCTTCGCCATCTTGGTTGAGCTATCAAACAAGAATCTTCTCACCCTAGTTAATGATGCACA GAACAAAGCCGGCGATTTGTACAGCAGCTACCATGACTTCTCGGTTACACAACATGATGTATTGAGGGATCTAGCGCTTCACATGAGTGGTCATGATGCTCTGAACAACCGGAGACGGCTGGTGATGCCAAGAAGAGAAGAATCACTACCGAAGGATTGGCAGAGGAATAAGGACACTCCGTTCGAAGCTCAGATAGTTTCCATTCATACAG GTGAGATGAAAGAATCTGACTGGTTCCAGATGAGCTTCCCCAAGGCCGAAGTGCTTATCCTCAACTTCGCGTCAAGTGTATACTATCTCCCACCATTCATTGCAACCATGCAGAACTTGAAAGCCCTGGTGCTGATCAACTATGGCACCATCAGTGCAACCCTTGATAACCTATCCGCCTTCACCACGCTCAGTGACCTGAGGAGCCTTTGGCTTGAGAAGATCACACTTCCACCGCTACCAAAAACCACAATCCCACTGAAGAACCTGTGCAAGATATCCCTTGTCCTCTGTGAGCTGACCAACAGTCTGAGAGGATCAAAGGTGGATCTCTCGATGACATTCCCGCGCCTATCCAACCTCACCATTGACCACTGCATAGACCTGAAGGAGCTACCATCTAGCATATGTGAAATCAGTTCCCTGGAGAGCATCTCCATCTCAAACTGCCATGACCTCACAGAGCTTCCATATGAGCTGGGCAAGCTGCATTGCCTGAGCATCCTAAGGGTATACGCCTGCCCGGCTCTGTGGCGGCTCCCGCCTTCGGTATGCAGCCTGAAGAGGCTGAAATACCTCGACATTTCGCAGTGTGTCAACCTGACGGACCTCCCTGAGGAGCTCGGTCACCTGACAAGCCTGGAGAAGATCGACATGCGAGAATGCTCGCGACTGAGGAGCCTCCCGAGGTCGTCCTCATCGCTCAAGTCCCTCGGGCACGTCGTGTGCGACGAGGAGACGGCGTTGCTGTGGAGGGAAGCTGAGCAGGTCATCCCAGACCTCCGGGTTCAGGTAGCAGAAGAGTGTTATAACCTGGACTGGCTTGTAGACTGA